A single Crateriforma conspicua DNA region contains:
- a CDS encoding ABC transporter permease, which translates to MWWSTFRLSVRNLLLHKMRSTLTLLGTILGVASVIAMLSIGEGSKQEALERIRSLGANNVIIRTLSPGEAEDGGDNNNSSTSAVTSRSLYQVNAFGLTYEDLRVLEDLPTKRSVVPVMMQRRDVSQGGNRLGEARVVATTPELSAVRNIQVQRGRFLQRRDRESMANVAVLTQGAATELFGYNDPLDQPILVGGTAFRVVGVLSARDSGIARAGESGGDDANRDIFVPLETGRARFGFLTREAASSREFDRVELSEITIAVADGDQVAPTATMVRDLLEKRHTDTTDYQVLVPLELMAQAEHEKRIWNLVLGAIAGISLLVGGIGIMNIMLATVTERTREIGIRRAIGAKRRDIIRQFLVETTVLSATGGLLGIFLGISIPMVVTAVAGMQTVTSAASIALAFGISVAIGIIFGVYPAYKAAAMNPIEALRQQ; encoded by the coding sequence ATGTGGTGGTCGACGTTCCGCTTGTCCGTCCGCAATTTGCTGTTGCACAAGATGCGAAGCACGCTGACGTTGCTCGGGACGATTCTGGGCGTCGCGTCGGTCATCGCAATGCTTTCGATCGGCGAAGGCAGCAAGCAGGAGGCCTTGGAACGCATCCGTTCGTTGGGGGCCAATAATGTTATTATCCGCACGCTTTCACCGGGCGAGGCGGAAGACGGCGGTGACAACAACAATTCGTCAACTTCCGCAGTGACGTCACGCAGTCTGTATCAAGTCAATGCATTTGGGCTGACCTATGAAGATCTGCGTGTGCTGGAAGATCTGCCCACCAAACGGTCCGTCGTCCCGGTGATGATGCAGCGTCGTGATGTCAGCCAGGGCGGGAACCGTTTGGGCGAAGCACGTGTTGTCGCGACGACTCCCGAATTGTCTGCCGTTCGCAACATCCAGGTCCAACGTGGGCGTTTTTTGCAACGTCGCGATCGCGAAAGCATGGCCAACGTGGCCGTGTTGACTCAGGGCGCGGCGACGGAACTGTTCGGATACAACGATCCATTGGATCAACCGATTCTGGTCGGCGGCACCGCGTTCCGGGTGGTCGGCGTTTTGTCGGCTCGTGACAGCGGGATCGCTCGCGCCGGTGAATCGGGCGGGGACGATGCCAATCGCGACATCTTCGTGCCATTGGAGACGGGCCGAGCACGTTTCGGATTCTTGACGCGTGAAGCCGCCAGCAGTCGCGAATTCGACCGCGTCGAACTAAGTGAGATCACGATTGCGGTGGCCGATGGCGACCAAGTTGCACCGACGGCGACGATGGTCCGTGACCTGTTGGAAAAGCGACACACCGACACCACCGATTACCAGGTACTCGTGCCGCTGGAGTTGATGGCCCAGGCGGAACATGAAAAGCGGATTTGGAATTTGGTCTTGGGGGCAATCGCGGGGATTTCACTGTTAGTCGGCGGAATCGGCATCATGAACATCATGCTTGCGACGGTGACCGAACGGACTCGCGAAATTGGGATCCGGCGTGCGATCGGTGCCAAACGCCGTGACATCATTCGCCAGTTCTTGGTCGAAACCACGGTCTTGTCGGCGACCGGCGGCCTGTTGGGGATCTTTCTGGGAATCAGTATTCCAATGGTGGTCACCGCGGTTGCCGGGATGCAAACGGTCACCAGTGCAGCTTCCATAGCGTTGGCGTTTGGGATCTCCGTTGCGATCGGCATCATCTTTGGTGTGTACCCGGCCTACAAAGCTGCGGCGATGAATCCCATCGAAGCCCTTCGGCAGCAGTGA
- a CDS encoding efflux RND transporter periplasmic adaptor subunit codes for MSQKNQRSDVSRRLNWKGAISVRSDARLRRSRQRRGAIPVFPSLAAASLVPVFGLVLASSFWGGGETLDDRVLWHTVATEDLQISVIERGNLESQTNLEINCEVEDVQRDGINGTPIVWIIPNGSSVKKGDLLVEIDSTPMREELDEQILDTETARSNKIQSEADYSNQLVQNETAKAEAELKVQLAKLELEMFVDEESGTYKLAVDEIRRNIHNVNNDILEAQASLELRRDDRQGIESLYKLGYANRNELRKSELAFLQAEGSYAAQLNKLQTTLATLKRKENYEREMQLLTLDGKVKTAERLLSQTERNNEARLAKVEAILRARTESLKKEEERLERYQTQLKACKIYAPEDGMVAYASDRNTEIREGVPVRYRQHLMSLPSLSAMQVQTTVHESDLDQIQQGMKARITVDAFPEREYSGTVQSIAVLPAQNSWRGSTTKVYETVVTIDDEVAHLKPGMTAVTEIMVDFLEQIVTVPMQSIVERNGVTWVLTQQDGRLIPRQVETGRDNDSMVQIVEGLQAGESIALNPREFIDDLLETDA; via the coding sequence ATGTCTCAAAAGAATCAGCGATCTGACGTCAGCCGACGGCTGAATTGGAAAGGTGCGATTTCCGTTCGATCGGATGCTCGTCTGCGTCGATCACGCCAGCGTCGTGGTGCGATCCCCGTGTTTCCCAGCCTGGCCGCGGCATCGTTGGTGCCCGTGTTTGGTCTGGTGTTAGCGTCCAGTTTCTGGGGCGGTGGCGAAACGCTGGACGATCGCGTGTTGTGGCACACGGTGGCGACCGAAGACTTGCAAATCAGCGTGATTGAACGCGGGAATTTGGAAAGCCAAACCAACCTGGAAATCAACTGCGAAGTCGAAGACGTCCAGCGAGACGGCATCAACGGCACCCCGATCGTTTGGATCATTCCCAACGGCAGTAGCGTCAAGAAAGGCGACTTGCTGGTGGAGATCGATTCGACGCCGATGCGCGAAGAATTGGACGAACAGATCCTGGATACCGAAACCGCGCGATCGAATAAGATCCAGTCGGAAGCGGATTACAGCAACCAGTTGGTACAAAACGAAACCGCCAAGGCGGAAGCCGAACTGAAGGTGCAATTGGCCAAGCTGGAATTGGAAATGTTTGTCGATGAAGAAAGCGGCACTTACAAGTTGGCCGTGGACGAAATTCGACGAAACATCCACAACGTCAACAACGACATTTTGGAAGCCCAGGCTTCGCTGGAACTTCGACGCGACGATCGTCAGGGCATCGAATCGCTGTACAAGTTGGGCTATGCCAATCGCAACGAACTGCGCAAAAGCGAATTGGCGTTCTTGCAGGCCGAAGGCAGCTACGCCGCTCAGTTGAACAAGTTGCAAACCACCTTGGCCACGCTGAAGCGGAAGGAAAACTACGAGCGAGAAATGCAGTTGTTGACCTTGGATGGCAAAGTCAAAACAGCCGAACGTCTGCTGTCACAGACCGAACGTAATAACGAAGCACGTTTGGCCAAGGTGGAAGCGATTCTGCGGGCACGCACCGAATCGCTGAAGAAGGAAGAGGAGCGTTTGGAACGCTATCAGACCCAGCTGAAGGCCTGCAAGATTTACGCTCCCGAGGACGGGATGGTCGCTTACGCGTCGGATCGCAACACCGAGATCCGCGAGGGCGTGCCGGTCCGTTATCGTCAGCATCTGATGTCCCTGCCATCGCTTAGTGCGATGCAGGTCCAAACGACCGTTCATGAATCCGACTTGGATCAGATTCAGCAGGGCATGAAGGCTCGCATCACTGTCGACGCATTCCCCGAACGTGAATACTCAGGGACGGTTCAGTCGATCGCCGTTTTGCCCGCACAAAACTCTTGGCGTGGCAGCACCACCAAGGTGTACGAAACGGTCGTGACGATCGATGACGAAGTGGCACACTTGAAGCCCGGTATGACCGCCGTGACCGAAATCATGGTGGACTTCTTGGAGCAAATCGTGACGGTGCCCATGCAGTCGATCGTCGAACGCAACGGCGTGACTTGGGTGTTGACCCAACAAGACGGTCGCTTGATTCCACGCCAGGTTGAAACCGGTCGCGACAATGATTCGATGGTGCAAATCGTCGAAGGTCTGCAAGCGGGTGAATCCATCGCTTTGAACCCTCGCGAGTTCATCGACGATTTGCTGGAGACCGATGCCTGA
- a CDS encoding sulfatase family protein, giving the protein MKSPLSLSAAPFRFPTVSRRHRAAHRVVTYPAANPATTASAEHPTDRLLSALIVIATCLLLCCTAQGESTTDETERPNILLCIADDWSYGHAGAYGCDWVQTPGFDQVAKQGVVFTHAYTPNAKCAPSRAAILTGRNSWQLEEACNHICDFPPKFKTYVEALKVAGYQVGTTGKGWGPGIAKDVNGKNRQMTGVPFTKRTAKPPAKHISANDYATNFDDFIRSVDTSQPWCFWYGATEPHRAYEYGVGQRIAGKKLSDIDRVPGYWPDNETVRNDMLDYAVEVEHFDKHTQRILDQLKSLGELDNTLVIVTSDHGMPFPRVKGQAYESSNHVPLAIMWPQRMQHTGRRIDDYVSLIDLAPTILDATGLQIQESIMQPVTGKSLVALLESDLEGQVDPNRDHVLIGKERHDIGRPNDWGYPIRGIIQDDMLFIQNYEIDRWPAGNPETGYLNTDGSPTKSVILEGRRDGTDTVHWDQCFGKRQSEELYDLSADQDCLVNLAKNSDYARIMRALRNQMNAELKLQDDPRMFGKGETFEQMEYVNSGTKNFYERYMNGEKMNAGWVNKDDFETAPIE; this is encoded by the coding sequence ATGAAGTCCCCCCTTTCGCTTTCGGCCGCCCCGTTTCGGTTTCCCACTGTCAGTCGCCGACACCGTGCTGCCCACCGCGTCGTGACGTATCCCGCAGCCAATCCGGCAACGACTGCGTCGGCCGAGCACCCGACCGATCGGCTGTTGTCGGCATTGATCGTCATCGCCACGTGCCTGTTGCTGTGCTGCACAGCGCAAGGCGAATCGACAACGGACGAGACCGAGCGTCCGAATATCTTGCTTTGTATCGCCGACGATTGGTCATACGGACATGCCGGAGCCTACGGATGTGATTGGGTTCAAACGCCTGGTTTCGATCAAGTCGCCAAGCAAGGCGTCGTCTTCACCCACGCGTACACCCCGAACGCCAAGTGTGCGCCATCACGGGCGGCGATCTTGACCGGTCGAAACTCGTGGCAGTTGGAAGAAGCTTGCAATCACATCTGTGATTTTCCGCCCAAGTTCAAGACGTACGTCGAAGCGTTGAAGGTCGCCGGATATCAGGTGGGAACCACCGGAAAAGGCTGGGGCCCTGGAATCGCCAAAGACGTCAACGGAAAAAATCGTCAGATGACCGGCGTCCCGTTCACCAAACGCACGGCCAAGCCACCGGCCAAACACATCAGTGCGAATGATTACGCGACAAACTTCGATGACTTCATCCGCAGTGTTGACACATCACAACCGTGGTGCTTTTGGTACGGCGCGACTGAACCACACCGAGCCTACGAATATGGCGTTGGCCAACGGATCGCCGGCAAAAAGCTTTCAGACATCGATCGTGTTCCCGGCTATTGGCCCGACAATGAAACCGTTCGCAACGACATGCTGGACTACGCGGTCGAAGTCGAACACTTTGACAAGCATACCCAACGCATTTTGGACCAATTGAAGTCGCTGGGTGAACTGGACAACACGTTGGTCATCGTCACCTCGGATCACGGAATGCCTTTCCCTCGAGTCAAGGGACAGGCTTACGAGTCAAGCAACCACGTTCCATTGGCAATCATGTGGCCGCAACGGATGCAACACACCGGCCGACGGATCGACGACTACGTCAGCCTGATCGACCTGGCGCCGACCATCCTGGACGCGACCGGCTTGCAGATTCAGGAAAGCATCATGCAACCGGTGACCGGCAAAAGCTTGGTCGCACTGTTGGAAAGCGACCTCGAAGGACAAGTCGATCCCAATCGCGACCACGTGTTGATCGGCAAAGAACGACACGACATCGGACGTCCGAACGACTGGGGATATCCGATCCGAGGCATCATCCAGGATGACATGCTGTTCATCCAAAACTATGAAATCGACCGCTGGCCCGCGGGCAATCCGGAAACCGGTTACCTGAATACCGACGGCAGCCCGACCAAGTCGGTCATCCTTGAGGGCCGTCGTGACGGAACCGATACGGTGCACTGGGACCAGTGCTTTGGAAAACGTCAAAGTGAAGAGCTGTACGACCTATCGGCCGATCAAGATTGTCTGGTGAATCTGGCGAAAAACTCCGACTATGCACGCATCATGCGGGCGCTGCGAAACCAGATGAACGCTGAACTGAAACTGCAAGATGATCCGCGAATGTTTGGCAAAGGCGAGACCTTTGAACAGATGGAATACGTCAACTCGGGAACGAAGAATTTCTACGAGCGTTACATGAACGGTGAAAAAATGAACGCCGGATGGGTCAACAAAGACGACTTCGAAACGGCGCCGATCGAATAG
- a CDS encoding arylsulfatase has product MNIASHCHRVILIALITCVGYPLCADENQKPNILYIMSDDMGFSDLGCYGSEIDTPNLNRLAERGLRFTQFYNTGRCCPTRASLLTGLYPHQAGIGHMMQDRGHDGYRGELNRNCVTIAEALKSAGYRSYLSGKWHVTSKVQPKSSADKFNWPLQRGFDRFYGTIHGAGSFWDPNSLTRDNEFVSPFSDPLYPRDSDPGDDQDDSDDFYYTDAISDHAVGFIHDHHQDVGDQPFFLYVSYTAAHWPMHARKADIAKYIGRYDAGYEAIRKARFEKMIRLGLLDRDSVTPWPIPQEWINDDHWEWDKRCMEVYAAMIDNMDQGIGRIVTALKDTGQFENTLICFFQDNGGCAENYGRQSKSTTLRQDAPTLAPLPKEHLQVHMQPKQTRDGYPVRTGAMVMPGPSDTYIAYGRVWATVSNTPFREYKHFCHEGGISSPLIMHWPGGMSSRAGEYEHTPAHLIDLMATAVDVAQTSYPETYHEGQPIKPAEGVSLQPLLRGESIQRDAIYWEHEGNRAIRMGDWKLVAKKANGPWELYNIAKDRSEQNDLAVQMPERAKEMADRWQQYAQRANVLPLNPKKPAGQRKAH; this is encoded by the coding sequence ATGAACATCGCATCTCACTGTCACCGTGTCATTCTGATCGCATTGATCACGTGCGTCGGCTATCCGTTGTGCGCGGACGAAAACCAGAAGCCCAACATCCTGTACATCATGAGCGATGACATGGGGTTTTCTGATTTGGGATGCTACGGCAGCGAAATCGACACGCCGAACCTGAACCGCCTTGCCGAACGTGGATTGCGGTTCACTCAGTTCTACAACACCGGACGATGCTGTCCGACGCGAGCAAGTTTGCTGACCGGGTTGTATCCACACCAAGCCGGGATCGGGCATATGATGCAAGACCGGGGGCACGACGGCTATCGCGGCGAATTGAACCGCAACTGCGTGACGATCGCCGAGGCTTTAAAGTCCGCCGGCTATCGTTCCTATCTGTCTGGAAAATGGCATGTGACGTCCAAGGTCCAGCCGAAATCTTCCGCGGACAAGTTCAACTGGCCGCTTCAACGTGGCTTCGATCGCTTCTACGGAACCATTCACGGTGCAGGCAGTTTTTGGGATCCCAATTCACTGACCCGAGACAACGAATTCGTGTCCCCGTTTTCGGACCCGTTGTATCCGCGCGATTCAGACCCTGGCGATGACCAGGACGACAGCGACGACTTTTACTACACCGACGCGATCAGCGACCACGCGGTCGGGTTCATCCACGACCATCACCAAGACGTCGGGGATCAACCGTTCTTCTTGTACGTCAGCTACACCGCCGCCCATTGGCCGATGCATGCCCGAAAGGCCGACATCGCCAAATACATTGGCCGATACGACGCGGGATACGAGGCGATACGCAAAGCTCGTTTCGAAAAAATGATTCGTCTGGGACTGTTGGATCGTGACAGCGTTACCCCTTGGCCAATTCCGCAAGAATGGATCAACGACGATCACTGGGAATGGGACAAACGCTGTATGGAAGTCTATGCGGCGATGATCGACAACATGGACCAAGGCATCGGGCGTATTGTCACCGCATTGAAAGACACCGGGCAATTCGAAAACACCTTGATTTGCTTCTTTCAAGACAATGGCGGATGTGCCGAGAACTACGGTCGCCAATCAAAGTCGACGACACTGCGACAAGACGCTCCAACGCTGGCACCGCTTCCCAAAGAACACCTCCAAGTTCACATGCAACCGAAACAAACCCGGGACGGATATCCGGTGCGGACCGGTGCCATGGTCATGCCCGGGCCATCGGACACTTACATCGCGTATGGTCGTGTGTGGGCGACGGTATCCAACACGCCGTTTCGTGAATACAAGCACTTTTGTCACGAAGGCGGCATATCGTCCCCGCTGATCATGCACTGGCCAGGTGGAATGTCGTCGCGTGCGGGAGAATACGAACACACCCCGGCACACCTGATCGATTTGATGGCCACCGCCGTGGACGTCGCCCAAACGTCTTACCCTGAAACGTATCACGAAGGACAACCAATCAAACCGGCCGAAGGCGTCAGCCTGCAGCCACTGCTGCGCGGAGAATCCATCCAGCGGGACGCGATTTATTGGGAACATGAAGGCAATCGCGCGATTCGTATGGGCGACTGGAAACTGGTCGCCAAAAAAGCCAACGGTCCTTGGGAGTTGTACAACATTGCCAAAGACCGCAGCGAACAAAACGACCTGGCAGTTCAGATGCCCGAACGCGCGAAAGAAATGGCCGACCGTTGGCAGCAATACGCCCAGCGTGCCAACGTTTTACCCCTAAACCCCAAAAAGCCGGCCGGCCAACGAAAAGCCCATTGA
- a CDS encoding polysaccharide deacetylase family protein produces MLSMLAVSKPSQAKQPEAVVSIHDVMPSTMAQTQQLIDLCRRHQIRQIALLVVPGLDWSDRDVDQLRRWSDESLTLCGHGWVHRCERIAGWKHRLHSMLISRQVAEHLCWSTDQIVGTMCRCAEWFDKVSLPHPRLYVPPAWALGDLPKDRWCEVPFDWIETLAGLASMRDRRVAELPLVGFEADTILRKWSVRAFNAFGLAVRRWGCRPLRISIHPQDHQLRLADHLESVLAKGWNDLSYSQVAEDVFATT; encoded by the coding sequence ATGCTTTCGATGTTGGCGGTTTCCAAACCTTCGCAAGCGAAGCAACCCGAGGCGGTCGTTTCGATCCATGATGTGATGCCATCGACGATGGCACAAACGCAGCAACTGATCGACTTGTGTCGTCGCCATCAGATTAGGCAAATCGCGTTGCTGGTTGTCCCCGGGCTGGATTGGTCCGACCGCGATGTGGACCAGTTGCGTCGTTGGTCGGATGAATCGCTGACGCTATGTGGACACGGGTGGGTTCATCGATGCGAACGGATCGCCGGATGGAAGCATCGACTTCATTCGATGTTGATTTCGCGGCAAGTGGCCGAACATCTTTGCTGGTCCACTGATCAAATCGTCGGCACGATGTGTCGCTGTGCCGAATGGTTCGACAAGGTCAGCTTGCCACATCCGCGTTTGTACGTTCCGCCGGCCTGGGCGTTGGGCGATCTGCCGAAAGACCGTTGGTGCGAAGTCCCGTTTGACTGGATCGAAACCTTGGCGGGTTTGGCGTCGATGCGAGACCGCAGGGTCGCTGAATTACCGCTGGTCGGTTTCGAAGCCGACACGATTTTGCGGAAATGGTCTGTGCGTGCCTTCAACGCATTTGGATTGGCCGTTCGACGTTGGGGATGCCGTCCGCTGCGGATTTCCATCCACCCACAGGATCATCAGCTAAGGCTGGCTGATCACTTGGAATCGGTGCTGGCGAAGGGTTGGAATGATTTGTCCTATTCGCAGGTCGCCGAAGACGTGTTTGCGACCACTTGA
- a CDS encoding glycosyltransferase yields MTTKTSRGRVVQSQMNDGTMVPPSAGRLRIAIVSDAIVGRNGVGTFYLDLIEHLTPFVDSIDLIAPQQERCREMERFSIPMPGDSTQRLALPHGRHVTERLDRMAPNLIIVPTLGAFSYLGLRYAKRNGIPLVIVNHTSFGQLFRLYWSKLVAGPMTWALNRLNRWLMRQADAVVALNAEAYQEASQWDAKLVRVMGTPVAADFLRRPSVRRPGLVQNDGATGIRRTVFVGRLAAEKRVGDLIEAAERFPDCQFAIAGDGPMRDQVESAAQRLPNLQYLGWLSRDQVLGALDEADALVLPSMIESFGTVALEAMARRRYVIVRRDCGIAKWPSISAGLFYIEDDQSFADRFESLRMMDDESLNQVAGKSWNAVTDFNQHTVRVWLQFLIDAARLDEHRVVGQRRVPVDQSV; encoded by the coding sequence ATGACCACCAAAACCAGCCGCGGCCGGGTCGTTCAGAGCCAAATGAACGACGGTACGATGGTGCCGCCGTCCGCCGGTCGACTGCGGATCGCAATCGTCTCTGATGCAATCGTTGGTCGCAACGGTGTGGGGACTTTTTATCTGGACCTGATCGAACACCTCACGCCGTTTGTCGACTCAATCGACTTGATTGCACCGCAGCAGGAACGCTGTCGCGAAATGGAGCGTTTTTCAATTCCCATGCCGGGGGATTCAACACAGCGATTGGCGTTGCCACATGGGCGTCATGTGACGGAACGTTTGGACCGAATGGCACCGAACCTAATCATCGTGCCCACGTTGGGCGCGTTCTCGTATCTGGGGTTGCGGTACGCGAAACGAAACGGAATTCCGCTGGTGATCGTCAATCACACCAGTTTTGGGCAACTGTTTCGTTTGTATTGGTCCAAGCTTGTGGCCGGGCCGATGACTTGGGCGTTGAATCGTCTGAATCGTTGGTTGATGCGTCAGGCGGATGCCGTGGTTGCGTTGAACGCCGAGGCGTACCAGGAAGCCAGTCAATGGGATGCCAAGCTGGTCCGCGTGATGGGCACACCGGTCGCCGCTGATTTTTTGCGCCGTCCGTCGGTTCGGCGACCAGGTTTGGTACAGAACGACGGGGCGACGGGAATTCGGCGGACGGTTTTTGTCGGGCGATTGGCGGCCGAAAAACGTGTCGGCGATTTGATCGAGGCTGCCGAGAGGTTTCCCGATTGTCAGTTTGCGATTGCGGGTGACGGTCCGATGCGCGATCAAGTCGAATCGGCGGCCCAGCGATTGCCCAATCTGCAGTACCTTGGTTGGCTGTCACGCGATCAGGTGCTAGGAGCACTCGATGAAGCGGATGCCCTGGTGTTGCCATCGATGATCGAGTCGTTTGGTACCGTGGCATTGGAAGCCATGGCGCGTCGCCGTTATGTCATCGTCCGGCGCGATTGTGGGATCGCAAAATGGCCGTCAATTTCCGCCGGATTGTTCTACATCGAAGATGATCAGTCCTTTGCCGATCGTTTCGAATCACTGCGAATGATGGACGATGAATCTTTGAACCAAGTTGCGGGGAAAAGCTGGAACGCGGTGACCGATTTCAATCAACACACCGTTCGTGTTTGGTTGCAGTTTTTGATCGATGCGGCACGATTGGATGAACACCGTGTGGTTGGTCAACGCCGTGTTCCCGTGGATCAAAGCGTTTGA
- a CDS encoding sulfotransferase family protein, with amino-acid sequence MSPSNQRLSVITRNVFGAVMRGVVWATVIPLGLVHRVAMKLDDWMDPSLDQVAVQRPLFVVGLPRSGTTFAHRLLASDRQTFTTMPLWEVLFAPALCQKRCIGFLMRIDRRFGGPLARCLRWAEDCCFRSLNEIHATRLTDPEEDYLGLIAFDGCFLRVLLQPHSQHVWDLGHFSDRLSPQRKQRLIDAYRRLVIRHLKYRGGNRRLLSKNPCFTAWLPELADAFPDASFIGLRRCPEQAVPSQLSSIDGGLRVFGHRASEPEIVDRFVDLLASYWDRLRWADHSMPQNRFVLIEYAELTSQPFKSVTGALDILSVRISESGMTELRTKADAAAGYQSRHHYDLGQFGLDAKQLSQRFQFDESSVMDPKSVHCDDLRPVSDFVMTGDQK; translated from the coding sequence ATGTCACCGTCGAACCAGCGCCTGTCGGTCATCACACGTAATGTCTTTGGGGCGGTCATGCGCGGTGTCGTCTGGGCGACCGTGATTCCTTTGGGACTCGTTCATCGTGTGGCAATGAAGTTGGACGATTGGATGGACCCGTCGTTGGATCAAGTTGCGGTCCAGCGTCCCTTGTTCGTCGTCGGTCTTCCACGCAGCGGAACAACCTTCGCTCACCGTTTGTTGGCATCCGATCGTCAGACGTTCACGACGATGCCACTGTGGGAAGTTTTGTTTGCACCGGCGTTGTGCCAGAAACGATGCATCGGATTCTTGATGCGTATCGATCGACGGTTTGGTGGTCCGCTGGCCCGCTGTCTGCGATGGGCTGAAGACTGCTGTTTTCGTTCGCTGAACGAGATTCATGCCACGCGTCTGACAGATCCGGAGGAAGACTATCTGGGGCTGATCGCTTTCGACGGATGTTTTCTGCGAGTACTACTGCAACCCCACAGTCAGCATGTCTGGGACCTGGGCCATTTCAGCGACCGCTTGTCCCCGCAGCGCAAGCAGCGATTGATCGATGCGTATCGCCGGCTGGTGATCCGCCACTTGAAGTATCGAGGCGGCAATCGGCGTTTGCTATCCAAGAATCCGTGCTTTACGGCATGGTTGCCTGAACTAGCGGATGCCTTTCCGGATGCAAGCTTTATTGGACTTCGTCGATGTCCCGAGCAGGCCGTCCCGTCCCAACTGAGTTCGATTGATGGCGGACTTCGCGTGTTCGGACATCGCGCCAGCGAACCCGAAATCGTTGACCGGTTTGTCGACTTGTTGGCATCGTATTGGGATCGTCTGCGATGGGCTGATCATTCGATGCCACAAAATCGATTTGTGTTGATCGAGTATGCGGAATTGACGTCCCAGCCGTTTAAATCCGTCACGGGAGCCTTGGACATACTGTCTGTTCGAATTAGCGAATCGGGGATGACCGAATTGCGGACGAAGGCTGACGCCGCGGCGGGCTATCAAAGCCGGCATCACTATGACTTAGGTCAATTCGGGCTGGATGCGAAACAACTTTCACAGCGATTTCAATTTGATGAGTCTTCGGTGATGGATCCCAAGTCGGTTCATTGTGATGACCTGCGACCTGTTTCCGATTTTGTGATGACGGGAGATCAAAAATGA
- a CDS encoding TIGR03364 family FAD-dependent oxidoreductase, translating to MEDRQHVGIVGAGIVGLAHALAAAKQGHSVTVFERNAACQGASIRNFGMVWPVGQEAGPALDAALRSREIWLDLAGQANFFCRPTGAIYLAHRDDEWQVLNEFADQAVDLGYQVELLSPDQVRRKTPAANPNGLLGGLFSRTELAVDPVQAIAALPGFLNARYGVQFHFECPVVSVRSGGLTTSDRREWKLDQIMVCSGADFHSLLPTVFQRSGLRACKLQMMRTIPQPSDWNLGTHIASGLTLRHYNSFRICPSLDGLIDRVAEETPELDRYGIHVMASQNAAGEIILGDSHEYDADIGPFDRPEIDALILRELHKIIELPSWEVSRRWSGIYAKHSTQVIYRSEPIQGVHVATGTGGGGMTLAFGLADAFVAGGPLCSVAS from the coding sequence ATGGAAGATCGTCAACATGTCGGAATCGTTGGTGCCGGAATCGTCGGGCTCGCTCACGCATTGGCGGCCGCCAAACAGGGGCACAGCGTTACCGTTTTTGAAAGAAATGCGGCATGCCAGGGCGCATCGATTCGTAACTTCGGGATGGTGTGGCCGGTCGGCCAGGAAGCGGGGCCGGCATTGGATGCGGCGCTGCGAAGTCGAGAGATTTGGTTGGACTTGGCAGGACAAGCCAACTTCTTTTGCCGTCCCACCGGAGCGATCTACTTGGCCCACCGGGACGACGAATGGCAAGTCCTGAACGAGTTCGCTGACCAGGCAGTCGACCTGGGGTATCAAGTCGAACTTCTTTCGCCGGATCAAGTTCGTCGAAAAACGCCCGCGGCCAATCCCAACGGATTGTTGGGTGGTCTGTTTAGCCGAACCGAGTTGGCGGTCGATCCGGTCCAGGCAATCGCCGCGCTGCCCGGCTTTCTGAACGCACGTTACGGAGTCCAATTCCATTTCGAATGCCCTGTGGTGTCGGTTCGATCCGGTGGTCTGACCACATCCGACCGACGCGAATGGAAGCTGGACCAAATCATGGTTTGCAGCGGTGCGGATTTTCATTCGCTGTTGCCCACGGTCTTTCAACGTTCCGGTCTGCGGGCTTGCAAGCTTCAGATGATGCGTACCATTCCACAGCCCAGCGACTGGAACTTGGGGACCCACATCGCCAGCGGTTTGACGCTGCGTCATTACAACAGCTTTCGTATTTGTCCCAGCCTGGACGGACTGATCGATCGTGTTGCCGAAGAGACACCGGAACTGGATCGCTATGGCATCCACGTCATGGCTTCACAGAACGCGGCGGGCGAAATCATCTTGGGCGATTCACACGAATACGATGCCGATATCGGACCGTTTGATCGTCCTGAGATCGATGCGTTGATCCTGCGTGAACTACACAAGATCATCGAACTGCCAAGTTGGGAAGTTTCACGGCGATGGAGCGGAATCTATGCCAAGCATTCGACGCAAGTGATTTACCGTTCCGAGCCGATTCAGGGCGTTCATGTCGCGACGGGAACCGGTGGTGGCGGAATGACGCTGGCATTCGGCCTGGCGGACGCCTTTGTCGCCGGCGGACCGCTTTGTTCAGTGGCTTCGTGA